A region of Chlamydiota bacterium DNA encodes the following proteins:
- the recJ gene encoding Single-stranded-DNA-specific exonuclease RecJ, with translation MNQNTAYEANWVYPEVDIEWQKKIVSEFHIHPVIAQVLDARKFKNIEEIHYFLYARLPDLFDPDKFSDMPKAVERVVSALDEGQNILIYGDTDVDGMTGTALLTEFLRGIGAKVYPYLPQRNSMKQKVMLDALDYALKKDCKLMITVDCGITSADAIDEFVKMHIDVIVTDHHEPTHRIPNTVATLNPKLIEGAYPNRDLTGVGVAFKLVHALSKHLVSKKNIERTFLNIESYLDLVMLGTIADMGSLRGENRILVRYGLSRLQKTKRIGLIELMKICDIKQDEVTTTDVSTKIAPRLNSAGRIDEPRKGVDLLLVHNEKDAVALAKELDLNNVQRQRIEKEVSDDIERILAADPSILENKAIVLASNEWHSGVIPILAARIAKQYNRPCVLIAQEERVCKGSLRTIQEFPLLPFLKQTGDLLLNYGGHDFAAGLTILNENIPSFIERFVKLANQHLEESDVIAKVSLDGFIDFKDLTFELMDSFQLFEPFGNENPTPIFYANVNQNWYPKVVGNQHLKMYLEQEDRVLEGIAFNMAQRRSQIAKKNIKLQIAFSPQINRFLNKSSLQLIIRDFKIIS, from the coding sequence GTGAACCAAAATACAGCTTATGAGGCAAATTGGGTATATCCAGAAGTTGACATTGAGTGGCAAAAAAAGATTGTTAGCGAATTTCATATTCACCCCGTAATTGCACAAGTTTTAGATGCGAGAAAGTTTAAAAATATTGAAGAGATTCATTATTTTCTGTACGCCAGGTTGCCAGACCTTTTTGATCCAGATAAATTCTCAGACATGCCAAAAGCTGTCGAACGTGTTGTGTCGGCTCTAGATGAGGGCCAAAACATCCTGATTTATGGAGATACCGACGTCGATGGTATGACAGGCACGGCTCTTTTGACAGAATTTTTGCGCGGAATTGGTGCAAAAGTCTATCCCTATTTGCCCCAGCGCAATTCCATGAAGCAAAAAGTCATGTTGGATGCTCTCGATTATGCGTTGAAAAAAGATTGCAAACTAATGATCACGGTTGATTGCGGAATTACTTCTGCAGATGCCATTGATGAGTTTGTCAAAATGCATATCGATGTCATCGTCACAGATCACCATGAACCCACACACCGTATTCCTAACACTGTTGCCACACTCAATCCAAAATTGATCGAAGGGGCTTATCCAAATCGGGATTTAACAGGAGTTGGTGTTGCATTTAAATTGGTGCATGCCCTTTCAAAGCATCTTGTGAGCAAGAAAAATATTGAAAGAACCTTTTTGAATATTGAAAGTTATTTAGATCTGGTCATGTTGGGCACCATTGCAGATATGGGATCGCTAAGAGGTGAAAATCGTATTTTGGTGCGCTATGGATTGTCTCGATTACAAAAGACAAAACGCATTGGACTAATTGAACTGATGAAAATATGCGATATTAAACAAGATGAGGTTACAACCACCGATGTGTCGACGAAAATTGCGCCAAGATTGAATAGTGCGGGAAGGATTGATGAACCCAGAAAGGGTGTCGATTTGTTGCTTGTGCATAATGAAAAAGATGCAGTGGCGTTAGCAAAAGAATTGGATTTGAACAACGTGCAGCGCCAAAGAATTGAAAAAGAAGTCTCTGATGATATTGAAAGAATATTAGCAGCAGATCCGAGTATTTTGGAAAATAAAGCCATTGTATTAGCCTCTAACGAGTGGCATTCTGGCGTGATACCCATTTTAGCTGCTCGCATTGCAAAACAGTACAACAGGCCTTGTGTGCTCATAGCTCAAGAAGAAAGGGTGTGTAAAGGTTCTTTGAGAACGATTCAAGAATTCCCCTTGCTTCCTTTTTTAAAACAGACAGGAGATTTGCTCCTAAATTATGGAGGGCATGATTTTGCAGCAGGCTTAACGATTCTCAATGAAAATATCCCTAGCTTTATTGAACGCTTTGTAAAACTTGCCAATCAGCATTTAGAAGAATCCGATGTGATCGCTAAAGTGAGCTTAGATGGGTTTATTGATTTTAAAGATCTCACCTTCGAATTGATGGACTCTTTTCAGCTTTTTGAACCTTTTGGAAATGAAAATCCAACTCCCATTTTTTATGCGAATGTGAACCAGAATTGGTATCCTAAAGTTGTGGGAAATCAACATCTGAAGATGTATCTAGAACAAGAAGATCGGGTCCTTGAAGGAATTGCCTTCAATATGGCGCAAAGACGCTCCCAAATCGCCAAAAAAAACATCAAACTACAAATTGCTTTTTCTCCTCAGATCAATCGATTTTTAAACAAAAGTAGCCTTCAATTAATCATCCGCGATTTTAAGATCATCAGCTAA
- a CDS encoding hypothetical protein (Early upstream open reading frame) — translation MDHNNPETLNIPQPHEENSQEKIVSITEAARINNVTRQAIYVAIKQKKLKAFKATTRWVINLKDLQEYTDGKYSRTKSMYEGELLFDNDKGYYSINQVAQILGVPAQKIYYATRVGQLKAHRKGAAWVIHTNDMEEYKKNHVEKREVVNV, via the coding sequence ATGGATCATAATAACCCAGAAACATTAAATATACCTCAACCCCACGAGGAAAACAGCCAAGAAAAAATCGTATCGATTACTGAGGCTGCACGCATTAATAATGTGACAAGACAAGCAATCTATGTCGCTATCAAACAAAAGAAACTCAAAGCTTTCAAAGCAACGACTCGTTGGGTGATCAATTTAAAAGATCTTCAAGAATATACTGACGGCAAATATTCTCGCACAAAATCGATGTATGAAGGCGAGCTTTTATTTGATAATGACAAAGGATATTACTCAATTAATCAAGTGGCTCAAATACTTGGTGTACCTGCACAGAAGATTTATTACGCAACACGCGTGGGACAACTCAAAGCGCACAGAAAAGGCGCTGCTTGGGTGATTCACACGAATGACATGGAAGAGTACAAGAAAAATCATGTTGAGAAAAGAGAAGTTGTCAACGTCTAA